A single window of Leopardus geoffroyi isolate Oge1 chromosome D4, O.geoffroyi_Oge1_pat1.0, whole genome shotgun sequence DNA harbors:
- the MYORG gene encoding myogenesis-regulating glycosidase: protein MPQNPQEKSQAYPRRRPGSHTDHKSPKVTAGAAMYTFLPDNFSPAKPKPSKELKPLLGSAVLGLLLVLAAVVAWCYYSASLRKAERLRAELLDLNRGGFSIRNQKGEQVFRLAFRSGMLDLDSCSRDGALLGCSRTADGRPLHFFIQTVRPKDTVMCYRVRWEEAAPGRAVEHAMFLGDAAAHWYGGAEMRTQHWPIRLDGQQEPQPFVTSDVYSSDAAFGGILERYWLSSRAAAIKVNDSVPFHLGWNGTERSLRLQARYHDTPYKPPAGRSAAPELSYRVCVGSDVTSIHKYMVRRYFNKPSRVPAPEAFRDPIWSTWVLYGRAVNQDKVQRFAQQIRQHRFNSSHLEIDDMYTPAYGDFDFDEAKFPNATDMFRRLRDAGFRVTLWVHPFVNYNSSCFGEGVERELFVREPTGRLPALVRWWNGIGAVLDFTRPEARDWFQGHLRRLRSRYAVASFKFDAGEVSYLPRDFSTYRPLSDPSIWSRRYTEMALPFFSLAEVRVGYQSQNISCFFRLVDRDSVWGYDLGLRSLIPAVLTVSMLGYPFILPDMVGGNAVSERTVGGSEVPERELYVRWLEVAAFMPAMQFSVPPWQYDAEVVAIAHKFAALRASLVAPLLLELAGEVTDTGDPIVRPLWWIAPGDETAHRIDSQFLIGDTLLVAPVLEPGKQERDVYLPAGKWRSYKGELFDKTPVLLTDYPVDLDEVAYFIWAS from the coding sequence ATGCCCCAGAACCCTCAGGAGAAGAGCCAAGCCTATCCCCGCCGCCGCCCTGGGAGCCACACAGACCATAAGAGTCCCAAGGTCACCGCAGGCGCAGCTATGTACACCTTCTTGCCTGATAACTTCTCGCCTGCCAAGCCCAAGCCATCCAAAGAGCTGAAACCACTGCTAGGCTCCGCGGTGCTGGGGCTGCTGCTGGTGTTGGCGGCAGTGGTGGCCTGGTGCTACTACAGTGCCTCTTTACGCAAAGCAGAACGCCTGCGTGCGGAGCTGCTGGACCTCAATCGAGGCGGCTTCTCCATCCGCAACCAGAAGGGTGAGCAAGTCTTCCGACTGGCCTTCCGCTCAGGCATGCTGGACCTTGACTCCTGCAGCCGCGACGGTGCCCTGCTCGGCTGTTCTCGCACAGCAGATGGGCGCCCGCTGCACTTCTTTATCCAGACTGTAAGGCCCAAGGACACGGTCATGTGCTACCGTGTGCGCTGGGAGGAGGCAGCTCCAGGGCGCGCGGTGGAACACGCCATGTTCCTGGGCGATGCAGCGGCACACTGGTACGGCGGTGCTGAGATGAGGACCCAGCACTGGCCTATCCGCCTGGATGGCCAGCAGGAGCCACAGCCCTTCGTCACCAGTGATGTCTACTCCTCTGACGCCGCATTCGGAGGCATCCTCGAACGTTACTGGCTGTCATCGCGTGCGGCTGCCATCAAGGTCAACGACTCAGTGCCCTTCCACCTGGGCTGGAACGGCACCGAACGCTCGCTGCGGCTGCAGGCCCGCTACCATGACACGCCCTACAAGCCACCTGCTGGCCGCTCCGCAGCACCAGAGCTCAGCTACCGTGTGTGTGTCGGCTCTGATGTTACTTCAATCCACAAATACATGGTTCGACGCTATTTCAACAAACCGTCAAGGGTGCCAGCACCCGAGGCCTTCAGGGACCCCATCTGGTCCACGTGGGTGCTGTATGGGCGTGCCGTGAACCAGGACAAAGTGCAACGTTTCGCCCAGCAGATCCGCCAGCACCGATTCAACAGCAGCCACCTGGAAATAGATGACATGTACACACCTGCCTATGGAGACTTCGACTTCGACGAGGCCAAGTTCCCCAATGCCACTGACATGTTTCGCCGTCTGCGCGACGCCGGCTTTCGCGTCACGCTCTGGGTTCACCCGTTTGTGAACTACAACTCATCGTGCTTTGGTGAGGGTGTAGAACGCGAGCTGTTCGTACGCGAACCCACTGGCCGGCTGCCCGCGCTTGTGCGCTGGTGGAATGGCATTGGCGCGGTGCTGGACTTCACACGCCCAGAGGCTCGTGACTGGTTCCAGGGACACCTGCGGCGGCTGCGCTCCCGCTATGCTGTGGCTTCCTTCAAGTTTGATGCAGGAGAGGTCAGCTATTTGCCACGGGACTTTAGCACTTACAGGCCGCTGTCCGACCCCAGCATATGGAGCCGACGCTACACTGAAATGGCACTGCCCTTCTTCTCTCTGGCAGAGGTTCGCGTGGGCTACCAGTCACAGAACATCTCGTGCTTCTTCCGTCTAGTGGACCGCGACTCGGTGTGGGGCTATGATCTGGGGCTGCGCTCGCTCATCCCCGCGGTGCTCACCGTCAGCATGCTGGGCTACCCATTCATCCTGCCCGATATGGTGGGTGGAAATGCAGTGTCTGAGCGCACAGTGGGTGGTAGCGAAGTGCCGGAGCGTGAGCTATATGTTCGCTGGCTGGAGGTGGCCGCCTTCATGCCCGCTATGCAGTTCTCAGTCCCACCTTGGCAATATGACGCCGAAGTGGTGGCTATCGCGCACAAGTTTGCAGCGCTTAGGGCCTCACTCGTAGCGCCGCTATTGCTTGAGCTGGCTGGTGAGGTCACCGACACAGGCGACCCCATCGTGCGTCCCCTCTGGTGGATTGCGCCAGGCGATGAGACAGCACACCGCATCGACTCGCAGTTCCTTATCGGAGACACGCTGCTGGTGGCTCCAGTACTGGAGCCAGGCAAGCAGGAGCGAGACGTCTACCTGCCTGCAGGCAAGTGGCGCAGCTATAAGGGCGAGCTTTTTGACAAAACCCCCGTGCTGCTTACTGATTACCCCGTGGACCTGGATGAGGTTGCCTACTTCATCTGGGCATCCTGA
- the CD4H9orf24 gene encoding spermatid-specific manchette-related protein 1 isoform X7, with protein MQRHMDPEALQKMVKCAVQDYSYKSSIAGHPYFPEKYWLCQEEVDKCNPYYLCGDRYNTWRMGPYNCTSWNKYTTCLPQLPKEAGMETAVRGMPLQCPPKPERLNAYEREVVVNMLNSLSRNQRLPQITRRCGCVDPLPGRLPFQGYESSCSGRHYCLRGMDYYVTGAPCTERRHRPLCAEQPTVRGVSPCEHRPGMQCAVITPPPSYYPCPNLRWDTSHFKKTGGPQRNNYVIHPEFVSETYPDCHCW; from the exons ATGCAGCGCCACATGGATCCTGAAGCCCTGCAGAAGATGGTCAAATGTGCTGTGCAGGACTATAGCTATAAGAGTTCCATAGCAGGCCACCCCTACTTTCCTGAGAAATACTGGCTCTGTCAAGAGGAAG TAGACAAATGCAACCCATACTACCTATGTGGTGACCGGTATAACACATGGAGGATGGGACCTTACAACTGTACCAGCTGGAACAAATATACCACATGCCTTCCCCAGCTACCTAAG GAGGCTGGAATGGAGACAGCTGTTCGAGGAATGCCCTTGCAGTGCCCTCCTAAGCCGGAACGACTCAATGCCTACG AGCGTGAGGTGGTGGTGAATATGTTGAACTCGCTGTCACGGAACCAGCGGCTGCCGCAGATCACTCGCCGATGCGGGTGCGTGGACCCGCTGCCGGGCCGCCTGCCCTTCCAAGGTTATGAAAGCTCTTGCTCAGGCCGCCACTACTGTCTACGCGGAATGGACTACTACGTGACCGGAGCACCCTGCACGGAACGCCGCCACCGGCCTTTGTGCGCAGAGCAGCCGACTGTAAG GGGTGTATCGCCCTGCGAGCACCGGCCCGGAATGCAATGTGCTGTTATAACTCCCCCGCCGTCATACTACCCTTGTCCGAACCTTAG ATGGGACACAAGTCACTTCAAGAAGACCGGTGGCCCCCAAAGAAACAACTATGTCATCCACCCTGAGTTTGTGTCTGAAACCTATCCTGATTGCCACTGCTGGTAG
- the CD4H9orf24 gene encoding spermatid-specific manchette-related protein 1 isoform X8 produces the protein METAVRGMPLQCPPKPERLNAYEREVVVNMLNSLSRNQRLPQITRRCGCVDPLPGRLPFQGYESSCSGRHYCLRGMDYYVTGAPCTERRHRPLCAEQPTVRGVSPCEHRPGMQCAVITPPPSYYPCPNLRWDTSHFKKTGGPQRNNYVIHPEFVSETYPDCHCW, from the exons ATGGAGACAGCTGTTCGAGGAATGCCCTTGCAGTGCCCTCCTAAGCCGGAACGACTCAATGCCTACG AGCGTGAGGTGGTGGTGAATATGTTGAACTCGCTGTCACGGAACCAGCGGCTGCCGCAGATCACTCGCCGATGCGGGTGCGTGGACCCGCTGCCGGGCCGCCTGCCCTTCCAAGGTTATGAAAGCTCTTGCTCAGGCCGCCACTACTGTCTACGCGGAATGGACTACTACGTGACCGGAGCACCCTGCACGGAACGCCGCCACCGGCCTTTGTGCGCAGAGCAGCCGACTGTAAG GGGTGTATCGCCCTGCGAGCACCGGCCCGGAATGCAATGTGCTGTTATAACTCCCCCGCCGTCATACTACCCTTGTCCGAACCTTAG ATGGGACACAAGTCACTTCAAGAAGACCGGTGGCCCCCAAAGAAACAACTATGTCATCCACCCTGAGTTTGTGTCTGAAACCTATCCTGATTGCCACTGCTGGTAG